Within the Pseudomonas guangdongensis genome, the region GGGTCATCCCGACTTACCAAACCGATGCAAACTCCGAATACCTGGAAGTGTCAGCGTGGGAGACACACGGCGGGTGCTAACGTCCGTCGTGAAAAGGGAAACAACCCAGACCGTCAGCTAAGGTCCCAAAGTTGTGGTTAAGTGGTAAACGATGTGGGAAGGCTTAGACAGCTAGGAGGTTGGCTTAGAAGCAGCCATCCTTTAAAGAAAGCGTAATAGCTCACTAGTCGAGTCGGCCTGCGCGGAAGATGTAACGGGGCTCAAACCACACACCGAAGCTACGGGTTCATCCTTTGGATGAGCGGTAGAGGAGCGTTCTGTAAGCCTGTGAAGGTCAGTTGAGAAGCTGGCTGGAGGTATCAGAAGTGCGAATGCTGACATGAGTAACGACAATGGGAGTGAAAAACTCCCACGCCGAAAGACCAAGGGTTCCTGCGCAACGTTAATCGACGCAGGGTTAGTCGGTCCCTAAGGCGAGGCTGAAGAGCGTAGTCGATGGGAAACAGGTTAATATTCCTGTACTTCTAGTTACTGCGATGGAGGGACGGAGAAGGCTAGGCCAGCTTGGCGTTGGTTGTCCAAGTTTAAGGTGGTAGGTCGAATTCTTAGGCAAATCCGGGAATTCAAGACCGAGAGCTGATGACGAGCGTTCTTTTAGAATGCGAAGTGGTTGATGCCATGCTTCCAGGAAAAGCTTCTAAGCTTCAGGTAACTAGGAACCGTACCCCAAACCGACACAGGTGGTTGGGTAGAGAATACCAAGGCGCTTGAGAGAACTCGGGTGAAGGAACTAGGCAAAATGGCACCGTAACTTCGGGAGAAGGTGCGCCGGTGAGGGTGAATGACTTGCTCAGTAAGCCCACGCCGGTCGAAGATACCAGGCCGCTGCGACTGTTTATTAAAAACACAGCACTCTGCAAACACGAAAGTGGACGTATAGGGTGTGACGCCTGCCCGGTGCCGGAAGGTTAATTGATGGGGTTAGCGAAAGCGAAGCTCTTGATCGAAGCCCCGGTAAACGGCGGCCGTAACTATAACGGTCCTAAGGTAGCGAAATTCCTTGTCGGGTAAGTTCCGACCTGCACGAATGGCGTAACGATGGCGGCGCTGTCTCCACCCGAGACTCAGTGAAATTGAAATCGCTGTGAAGATGCAGTGTATCCGCGGCTAGACGGAAAGACCCCGTGAACCTTTACTATAGCTTTGCACTGGACTTTGAGCTTGCTTGTGTAGGATAGGTGGGAGGCTTTGAAGTGGAGACGCCAGTTTCCATGGAGCCATCCTTGAAATACCACCCTGGCAATCTTGAGGTTCTAACTCTGGTCCGTTATCCGGATCGAGGACAGTGTATGGTGGGTAGTTTGACTGGGGCGGTCTCCTCCTAAAGAGTAACGGAGGAGTACGAAGGTGCGCTCAGACCGGTCGGAAATCGGTCGCAGAGTATAAAGGCAAAAGCGCGCTTGACTGCGAGACAGACACGTCGAGCAGGTACGAAAGTAGGTCTTAGTGATCCGGTGGTTCTGTATGGAAGGGCCATCGCTCAACGGATAAAAGGTACTCCGGGGATAACAGGCTGATACCGCCCAAGAGTTCATATCGACGGCGGTGTTTGGCACCTCGATGTCGGCTCATCACATCCTGGGGCTGAAGCCGGTCCCAAGGGTATGGCTGTTCGCCATTTAAAGTGGTACGCGAGCTGGGTTTAGAACGTCGTGAGACAGTTCGGTCCCTATCTGCCGTGGACGTTTGAGATTTGAGAGGGGCTGACCTTAGTACGAGAGGACCGGGTTGGACGAACCTCTGGTGTTCCGGTTGTCACGCCAGTGGCACTGCCGGGTAGCTATGTTCGGAAAAGATAACCGCTGAAAGCATCTAAGCGGGAAACTTGCCTCAAGATGAGATCTCACTGAAGCCTTGAGCTTCCTGAAGGGTCGTCGAAGACTACGACGTTGATAGGTCGGGTGTGTAAGCGCTGTGAGGCGTTGAGCTAACCGATACTAATTGCCCGTGAGGCTTGACCATATAACACCCAAACAATCTGACAATTGTTGCGTGTGACAGGCCGAAAGCTTGCATGAACCGCAAATACCGAATAGAAACACCGCTATCACATACCTGATTCGGGATCGCGCCACGGCGAGATCCCAACCGAATTGCTTGACGACCATAGAGCGTTGGAACCACCTGATCCCATCCCGAACTCAGCAGTGAAACGACGCATCGCCGATGGTAGTGTGGGGCTTCCCCATGTGAGAGTAGGTCATCGTCAAGCACCTATACCAAACCCCCGATCAGCAAACGCTGGTCGGGGGTTTCTCTTTGCGCCGAAAATGAACGGCGGCGAGAGGCGTGCGCTACGATGCGGCAGGGGGGCGGCTGTCATTTCGCATAGCCAATCCTATGTACCCATGATGCCAACTGCACCTGTAGGCGTTTATGATGCCGCTCATGTCGAGTCGAGGTGTCTATCTTGCAACTATTACGATTGCTGGCCGATGGCCGCTTCCACTCAGGTGAAGAGCTGGGCACTGCGCTTGGTATCAGTCGCAGCGCAGTCTGGAAGCGCTTGCAGCAACTCTCAGCAGAGCATGTTCTTGTCCTGCACAAAGTGCGCGGCAAGGGATATCGTCTGGAGCAGCCGTTAAGCCTGCTGTCGGTTAGCGAACTCTCGGCGCGGTTGCCAAGTTTGACGCTCTGGGTAGAGGACTGCGTCGACTCCACGAATGCCATGGCATTGAAGAAGCTGGCAGAGCCCGCCGTCGCCCTTCCCTTTGCCATTCTGGCTGAGTCACAGAGTGCTGGTCGTGGCAGGCGTGGTCGACACTGGGTCAGTCCCTACGGGCAAAGCCTGTACCTTTCATATGCCATCCGTGTCGAGCGTGCAGCCCAGTTGCAGGCGCTGAGCCTGGTGGTGGGCCTTGCCGTCAGGCGTGCATTGCAGAGTTTCGGTGTGAGTAACGTAGGCTTGAAGTGGCCGAATGACCTGCTGGTTTCAGGTTGCAAGATTGCCGGCATTCTCCTCGAGCTCAGTGGTGACCCCGCCGATGTCTGTCATGTCGTGATTGGCATCGGCATCAACGCCAATCTGCTCGATGCCAATGGTATCGACCAGGCCTGGACTTCCGTGCAACGGGTCACCGGCTGCCCTGTCGACCGTAATGCACTGGCAGCAGTCCTGCTGGAGCAACTGGATTGTGTGCTTACCGAGCATCGCGAACACGGTTTTGCTGCCTTTCATGAGGAGTGGGAGGCGGGTCATCTATGGCAGGGGTGCGAGGTCCGGCTCACGAGCGGAGTGCATGAGATTGATGGCCGGGTGCTGGGGGTGACTCTGGATGGTGCCTTGCGGCTGCTCGTCGATGGAGTGGAGCGCACCTACAGTGGTGGGGAGCTGACTCTGAGGCTGAGACATGATTCTTGACCTGGACTGCGGCAATACCCTGATCAAGTGGCAGTTGCAGACTAACGGTCGAGTATTCGCCAGAGGGCGGGCGCTATCCGATCAGGAGCTGGTCAGGCAAGTCGGTTGCCAGCTGGACACGACGCCGCTGGACTTATGTCGCCTGGCCAGTGTCCGCAGTCCGGCAGAAACCCAAGAGCTGTTGGCGGTACTGCAGATGCATTACCCG harbors:
- the birA gene encoding bifunctional biotin--[acetyl-CoA-carboxylase] ligase/biotin operon repressor BirA, whose amino-acid sequence is MLQLLRLLADGRFHSGEELGTALGISRSAVWKRLQQLSAEHVLVLHKVRGKGYRLEQPLSLLSVSELSARLPSLTLWVEDCVDSTNAMALKKLAEPAVALPFAILAESQSAGRGRRGRHWVSPYGQSLYLSYAIRVERAAQLQALSLVVGLAVRRALQSFGVSNVGLKWPNDLLVSGCKIAGILLELSGDPADVCHVVIGIGINANLLDANGIDQAWTSVQRVTGCPVDRNALAAVLLEQLDCVLTEHREHGFAAFHEEWEAGHLWQGCEVRLTSGVHEIDGRVLGVTLDGALRLLVDGVERTYSGGELTLRLRHDS